The window TTCTAAATACAAGGAGGGTGTTTTTTATTCCGAATTGGTTTTTGATGTGGAAGGAAAAATTGTTTGTATTGATTCTCGTACTTCCGATGCCGTTGCTTTAGCCATTCGGTTTCAATCTGCTATTTTTACTACAGAAGAGGTGATGAAAGAAACTGGAATCGTTTTTACAGATGAAAGTGACATTTGGAGAGAAGAAAAACAATTTTCAAAAAAAGGTGAAGTTCCTCTCAAAACTATGAATCTTAGAGAGCTCCAAATTGCATTGGAGGAGGCTATAGATAGGGAAGATTATGAAAAAGCTTCTTATATACGAGATTTGATTAAAAAAAGGTAATATAAAAAGTTTTGTATGACGAAGAATTTGATTTTCTCATTTTAACGGAATAGCTTCGATTCTTTGTTGATGTCGCTTGTTTCCCCTTTTAAA of the Candidatus Azobacteroides pseudotrichonymphae genomovar. CFP2 genome contains:
- a CDS encoding bifunctional nuclease family protein — translated: MISLQVVSVSFGQFQAGAYTLILAEENGNRKIPVIIGTPEAHSIVSVLEGMKPPRPMTHDLFVSFSKILNVRLSQVNISKYKEGVFYSELVFDVEGKIVCIDSRTSDAVALAIRFQSAIFTTEEVMKETGIVFTDESDIWREEKQFSKKGEVPLKTMNLRELQIALEEAIDREDYEKASYIRDLIKKR